The DNA sequence CCACCACAGTTACCCGCCGTCTTGAAAACGCGTCGTATGGGCTATGACGGCCAGGGCACTTTCATCCCCAAAACCCTTGAGGAGTATCAAGCGATCGTCCATCAGATTGGCGCGGCCGATTTACTGTACGAAGCGTTTGTCCCCTTTGAGCGGGAACTGGCAATCATGGCCGCCCGGTCAAGCGATGGCAACATCGTCGTCTACCCGATTGTCGAAACCCAGCAAGTCGAGCAAGTTTGTCGCTGGGTGATTGCCCCGGCCGCAATTAGTGCCAGTATGACCGTAGAAATCCAGCGGATCGCGCACACACTTTTAGAGCAACTCGACGTCATCGGTATTTTCGGCATTGAGCTATTCATGACGGCGGACGATCGAGTCTTAGTCAACGAAATTGCCCCACGCACCCATAATTCTGGCCACTACACTCTTGATGCCAGTATCACATCACAATTCGAACAACAATTGCGCGCCGTATCCGGCTTACCGCTTGGGGATCCAGCATTAAACTGTGACGGGGCGATCATGGTAAATCTACTGGGATTTGAAACCGCTCACCATGATTATGCGGAGAAACGGGCACAACTGGCCGCGCTACCGCAGAGCAACGTGCATTGGTATGGCAAAACCGAATCCCGCCCCGGCCGTAAATTAGGCCATGTAACAGTCCGTCTAATGGCCGCAGAATGGCGCGATCAGGCATTAAATACGATTCAGCAAATCGAGCAGATTTGGTATCCCTAAGCAGGATGTGATGACTGGGGGAAAATCCGTAAAAATACCCCCTACACACATCGCCGAACTATCGCTACAATGTGCGTAGGCTTTTCTGGAACGTTGGTGACTGCCAATAATGTTTTTTGATCTATGTTTTTTCTTTATAAGGGAGCCAAGCGGTCTCGTGGCAGTAAACTGAGCTTGCACTCAGAAACTTTAAGCGATTCACAGCGCACCCACCTGGTCTAACCAGGTCTAAAGCTGAGGTAAGACGGCGTTCTGGGGCCTACCAGATTTTGACAAATCCGCGATTTGCACCATGCAAATCGCGGATTTGTTTTTGCTGCGGCTGCGCGATCAATCCCAACACCTCAAGGATTTGCACCGCGCATTTGGACAGAGGGCACTGACGTCTCTACAATGAGGTCTGGCGCAGCGATAACGCGATCGCCAACTCTCTGGCCCGCAATGCCGACCAACTTTATGACTTCTGACGATATTGCAATTTCTCTGTCCGATGTCTCGAAGTGCTTTAAGCTCTACGACCAGCCCGTCGATCGACTCAAGGATTTACTGCTGCCAACCAAGGTCCGATCACGCGACTTCTGGGCTCTACGTGACATCAATGCCAACATCACCAAAGGCCAAACCGTCGGCCTCGTCGGCCAAAATGGCTCCGGTAAAAGTACCTTACTCCAGCTCATTGTCGGCACGCTGACGCCCACAAGTGGTCAAATTCAGGCAAAAGGTCGGATTGCCGCCCTCTTAGAACTTGGCAGCGGCTTTAACCCCGAATTCACGGGTCGCCAAAATGTCTTCTTCAATGGTCGTGTCCTGGGGCTCAGCCAGGCCGAAATCGAAGCGCGATTTGATCAGATCGCCGCCTTTGCCGACATTGGCGAGAAACTCGAAGAACCGGTCAAGACCTATTCCAGTGGGATGTTTATCCGACTCGCCTTCGCCGTGATTATTAATACCGACCCCGATATTTTGATCGTGGATGAAGCCCTCGCCGTCGGTGATATTTACTTCCAACAAAAGTGTTTTCAGCGCATTCGGGAACTGCGTGACCAAGGCGTGACCATTCTGTTTGTCTCCCATGAATCCGCCTCTGTGTTTCGCCTGTGCGATCGGGCGATGCTGCTCGAACATGGTCAGGTCGTTATGGACGGGGAACCCAAGCCCGTCCTTGACTTATACGAAGCCCAAATGCTGAAGCAATTTGAGAATCGATCGGATGATTTTCAAATTCAAGTGGTGCCCGCCTCCCCCGAAACCACGGCGGCGGCCACCGAGGAACTATCCACGGCACCAGCAGCGGACAACATCGCGGTTGAGTCACCCGACCCAACCCCCAATCAATCACCTCAAATTGCCGTCAACTCCGATGACTTGGTCCAAATCCAATTTGTGCGAATTCTCAATCTAGCCGGCGAAGAAATTCCGACAGTCACCAGCAGCGAAACGATTCAAATTGCCGTCGGCGTATGGTGCAATCAAGCCCTTGCCGATCCCCACGTCGGCTTCAAAATCCGGAACCGCCAAGGCGAAGTCATCTTCGAAACCAACACCCAGTGTATGGGGCAAACACCGGGCGCGATCGGGGCCAATGAATTGCTCGAAGTCCGGTTCCGATGTCAAGTACCCCTGTGGGATGGCCAATATACGATCAGTGTCGGTGTGGCCAATGAAGCGATCGGTCCCGCCATCTTCCGCCGCACCTTGATTTATGCCCACGATCTCGCAGTGCTCACCATTCTGAAAAACCCCAAAGATATTATTTGGGCCGGCATCACCAATCTCAACCCGACGCTACAGATTCTGAATCCCACAACGCCCCAAGCCTAAAGCCACCTGAACTAATGCCTCATGCTCGATGCGATCCTGCAGGAATACCAAACTAGCACCTATCAATTTCGCCACATTGCCAATCCCGATGATCCGCTCGCGGCCAAGTTTACCGAATGGGAAGACTACTATCGGCTGAAATGGGCGATCGCCCGCACCCTCCAACCGCAAAGCATTTTAGAAATCGGGGTGCGCTACGGTTATTCGGCCCATGCATTCCTTGATGCCATGCCCCAGAGCCAATACCTCGGCATTGATTTAGATTGCGAAATGGCCGGCGGGGTAAAAGGGGCGATTAATTGGGCGCGCAAAATTTTGGCACCATTTGCCGCAAGGGTCCTCGTCGCGGACAGCCAAGCAATGTCTCAGTTTCCGGGCGACCGATATGATCTGATTCATGTGGATGGCCAACAGGACGGCGACAGCTCGTTTCACGACCTGAGCCTCGCGATCCAGCAAGGGGATTACGTGCTGGTCGATGGCTATCACTGGTCGACGCCCAACTTCCTCGCCGTCAATGATTTTCTCCTCCAGCATCGCCAGCAATTAGCTTGGTACGCCAGTATTCCTGGCTACGCGGGTGAGCTATTAATCAAACCGAAACCGACGGCCCGGCCGGCCGCAGTTCAGACCAGCCAGGATCTCCAAGCCACCTACGACAAAACCTACTACACCCAATCCTGTCATGGCTATGACAGCTTCACCCGTTATCAGGGACAACGGCTGGAAGACGAACGTCTCATTGGTGCTGCCACCTTAGCCTGCCTCAAACCCCAGGGTCACGTCCTGGACCTCGGCTGTGGTCGGGGAGAACTCACAATTCATCTAGCCCAACAAGGCTATCGGGTCACGGCGATCGACTATTCGGCCACCGCAATTGAACTCGCACAAGCCTGTCTCAGCCAGCAGCCAGACTTACAAAGTCTGGTGGAACTACACTGTGCCGATGTAAATCAAGTCAATTTGCCAGCCGCAAGTTACGACTTAGTCATTGCAACGGATTTAATCGAGCACTTAAATCCCAGCGAAGTTGTCAGCCTCTATAACCGGATCAATCGGTGGCTAAAATCCGAGGGCTTATTCATCGTGCATACTTTTCCGAACCGCTGGTATTACCAGTACGACTACGCCCGCAAACGCCGTTTGGCAAAACGACTTGGGGCTTACCTGCCGCAAAATCCGCGGACCGAATACGAAAGGCTGATGCATATTAATGAACAATCCCCCCGCGCCCTCAAACGTCAGCTCAAGGATGCTTTTAGACATCATCAGTTATGGTTCGCCACCGCTGGCCCCCAGGGACTCGGCGGCAGTTTAACGCAATCGTTGACCCACCGCGAACTCGCCGCGGCACCGAGTCTTTATGCGATCGCCAGCGCCCAACCGCTCCCAGCGCTGCACCCACTCCTCACAACCCAGCCGATCCGGTGGCTCCGAAGCCAACAGCTGCGCCAACGATTTACCTTAGAGATTGTTCACGCACCCGATACCGTACCCGCCGCCCAACCCTTCGAAATTCAGGTCAGGCTGACGAACCACAGTCAGCAAATTCTCCACAGCCTCGGCGCTTACCCCATTAATTGGAGTTATCGCTGGGTCGATCGCCAAGGTGACGCCATTATCGCCAGTGGCGATCGCACAAGACTATTTCCGCCGTCACTACCGATTGACCCAGGATCAAACACGACCGCTCCAACTGCCACCACAAGCAAACGATCGCGAGCGACCGCTCCATATCATGTCAGAATTGTGGCGCCCGATCAGCACGGCGAGTACTGCCTACAGGTTACGCTAGTACAAGAGCAGATTCGCTGGTTTGACCAACCCCCGATCGGACTAAAGCAGACGCGATGCATCAGCATTACCGCAAACAATTCGCGTTGATTCCACGTGTTCCTTTAAATTTGTGATTGCAAAAGGCCTTTCTTCCGTGATTGAAACTCATCAGCCCAACAATAATCCGCAAACCCTCACACAGCGACTGCAAGCAGAACTGGAACGGCAGCAGCAAGCTGATACTTCTCCGGCCGCACCGATTTCCCTGCGCGTTTCAACCCGGCAAGCACAGCTGGCACATATTGATTTAATTCTGGACGCTGCCACCCAGAAAAACCAACCCCGGACCGTCTTACCTGGAAAACTGGATCGCCTACCGATCATTAGTCACAGCAAAATCAAACGATTATTGCTCAAAGTTTATAACTTCCTCTTTAAGGAACAGCGAGCGGCGCAAATGAATACGATTCAAGCGCTACGCCAATCCACCAAACTGCACCAGCAAATGTTGGAGCAAACCCAGGCCCTCGAAGAATTTCAGCAAAATCTGCATAGCAACGTCAGTCAACAATTGGCGCGACTGGATCAACGCGCCAATGATCTGGAAAATCGCCTCAATATCACAGAGCAAGAAGTTAGCAAAATTAAGTTGCCGACGAATGGCGTCACGATACTGCATAGTCTGCGAGATCGGCTAAATCGCCTGGAAACATCGGTACAGCAACTTGAGCATACACAAGGCGAACGGCTACGCTATCTCCAGGCCGACGTCAGCCAAACCAAACGACTGATGCGCCAAATTCTCAACCAGGATGAGATCATCCTCAACCACGCAGAATCAACGATTGAACGCCACAATCCCCTCGACGGCCAACAAATCGATGACTTCTACAGCGCCTTTGAAGACGAGTTCCGCGGCAGCCGGGAAGCAATTAACCAACGTCTGCGCAAGTACATCCCCTTAATTGCCGACGCCAACTTGCCACCGCTCTCGAAAATCCTTGACCTCGGCTGTGGCCGGGGTGAATGGCTGGAGATCCTCAACGCTGAAGGCTATGAAACGATCGGCATTGATTTGAACGATGCCATGCTGGAACAATGCCAAGCAGCGGGGCTGAATGTCGTGAAAGTCGATGCCCTGGAATATCTGAAAGCCCTACCCGACAACAGCATCACGGCTATTACCGGCTTTCACATTGTCGAACATTTACCTTTTGAGATCCTCGTTAGCCTCATGTCTGAGGCATTTCGGGTGGTTCAGCCCGGTGGCTTTGTGCTGTTTGAAACGCCGAATCCCCGCAATGTCCTCGTCGGTAGCTTTAGCTTTTATCTTGATCCCACCCACCGCAATCCGATTCCCCCGGAAGTTTTACAGTTCCTGACTCGCTATAGCGGCTTTGAGCAAGTCACCCCAATCTGGGTAAATCCGTCCGATCGGCCCAAAGTCGTCGAAGATTCGGAATTAGCAAAACGCTTCAATGAACTGTTTTATGGTTTTATGGACTATGCAGTTATGGGATTGAAGGGATGAGGGTATTAGCCCTAACCACACAGGTACCGTTTGTCCGCGGCGGCGCAGAACTGTTAGCCGAAGGATTAGTCCGCTCAATTGAGGCCGCGGGCCATGAAGCCGAACTCGTATCGATCCCATTTAAGTGGTATCCCGCCGAACGGGTCCTCGATCAAATGCTGATCTGTCGGTTATTCGACTTAACCGAAGCCTGCGGCGACAAAATTGATCGCGTGATTGGCCTCAAATTTCCCACATATCTGATTCCGCACCCCAACAAAGTCCTGTGGCTCGTCCATCAGCACCGCACCGCCTACGATCTCTGGGACTCCCCCTATGGCGACCTGATCAAAATGCCCAATGGGCCACAAGTTCGGCAGGCCATTACCAATGCCGATAGCCAAGCCTTTAACGAATGCCGGAGTATTTATACGATCGCCGGGAATGTTTCCAAACGGTTAAAGCAGTTTAACAATGTCGATTCTGCACCGATTTACAGTCCGCCCTTTGGGGCAGAAGATTTTTACTGCGAGGCAGCGGAAGACTTTTTCTTCTTTCCCAGTCGCTTGAATATTATGAAACGGCAACAGCTGGTGATCGAAGCACTCGCTCAGACAAAGTCCCCCGTGAAAGTCGTCTTTGCGGGTAAATCCGATGACGATGCAACACGTAACGGCCTCAAAAATCTCGTTCGCCAATTGCAGCTTGAATCCCGTGTCACCTTCCTGGACGCCATTAGTGAAACCGAGAAACTCAGCCGCTACGCCAAGTCAATTGCGGTCGTTTATCCACCGCTCGATGAAGATTATGGTTATGTCACCCTCGAAGCGATGCTGGCCTCTAAACCCGTGATCACCTGCCACGATTCGGGGGGGTCTCTAGAGTTTGTCCTCAACGAAACCACCGGCTTGATTAGCGAACCAACGCCAGAAAGTTTGGCGATCGCCATGGATACGCTCTGGGACGATCGCGCCACCGCAAAGCAATTGGGGCAATCTGGCTACGATCGCTATATGAGTATGAATATTAGCTGGGCCAATGTCGTCCAGAAACTGCTTGCCTGACACCGTGACATTTCCCTGACACCGTGACACTTCATCGCTGCCGGTCCCATGCGCATTAATTACTTCTCACCCTTACTTCCATCCCAATCCGGTATTTCTGAGGTAGCCGAACAGGTTGTCCCGGCCTTAAGCCAATACGCCACAGTCACCGTTTGGACTGACCAAACCGAATGGAGCCAAGCCTTAGCGCAGTCGGCCAAAATTCGTCAATACGACCCCAATGATGTCAGCTGGCGGGAGCTGAATGACACCGACTTAAACGTCTACCACATCGGGAACAACGTCCATTTCCATCACGGAATCTGGCAAATTAGCAATCGCGTCCCCGGTCTGGTCGTAGTTCATGACGTGAAGCTACAACATTTGTTCTACGGCATCACCTGTGTGCGCGGCCGCGATGGTGAAGGTTATATTCGCGAAATTAGTCGCCGCTATGGGCATGAAGCCGGGATTACTGCCCGCCGATTTCTGAGTGGCGAAGTGCCGATCGCCGCAGTTGAAGACTTTAGTATGACCGAATGGGCCTTAGAAAATGCCGCCGCCGTGATGGTTCATACCCGCACCGCATTTCAACAGATTGCCCAAGCCGATCGCTGGCCCGTCGGTTATCAGCCCCTCGCCTTTCATACGCCACCGATCCTACGGGAGCGGCCGCGCCAAGCCCCACCCTATCGACTCGTGATATTTGGCTATATTGCCTATAACCGGCGGGTGGAAGCAGTACTGGAAGCCTTAGGCAAATTTGCCCAGCGCCGAAAATTTCAATTGGATATCTACGGCAAGCTGGACGACCCCGACAGCATCAACGGCTGCATCCAGCAGTTCAATCTCAAGGCACAGGTCAAAGTGCATGGGTTTGTCGACGATGCGGTGCTGGATCGCGCCCTGTCAGAAGCTCATTTAGCGATTAATCTGCGGTATCCCACCATGGGTGAAGCCTCGATTAGTCAACTGCGGATTTGGCGACATGCGCTACCGGCACTCGTCACCCAAGTTGGCTGGTATGCCGAGCAACCCGAGGATATCGTTTGCTTCGTTCGCCCCGAGCATGAGGTGGAAGACATCCAACAACATCTCGCCGCTTTGATTAAGCAACCCGAGCACTTCCGGGCGATGGGACAACGCGGCCGCCAGCGCTTAGAATCAATGCATTCCCCCGATGCCTATGCCCAGGCGATCGTCCGCTTTGCGGCGCAACTCAAACCGGGTTATCAAAATTTGACCACACAATACTGGCTGGAACAGGTAGCAGGCATTATGGCCCCCTGGCAAGCCGGGGAATTGAGCGATCGTGACCTCGATCGTGTCACCCAAACCATTAGCTGGCTCAGTCATCCAACCAACCAACCGGGCAATATCGACTCCATCACATCGACGAAAAAATCGCCCAGGTAGTCCGCCGCGATCGCGGGAAATCGGTATGATTGTACCTATGGCTATCATCTCGTCCAAAACGCCTCCCAATCCGGAGGAGAAACCATCAAAGTCTGGCACCAAGTCGGTCAAGTCCCCGGCCCAACAGGGGCAATTGCCCTTGACCGACAAACCCACAGTCGTCGGTCAACCACCGCCGCAAAAAGCACCGGATGCCCCCGAGTTACTGCAAGCCGATCGCCAGCCCGAAGAAAATGCCAAGCAAGAAGAGAAGATTCGGCCGCAATCAATCGATGAATATATTGGGCAACGGGATCTCAAGGAAGTTTTGACGATCGCCATTCAAGCGGCCAAGGGCCGGGGCGAATCCCTAGACCACTTGCTGCTCTACGGTCCACCGGGACTCGGCAAAACCACGATGTCGCTGATTTTGGCAGAAGCAATGGGCGTGAATTGTCAGATCACAAGTGCACCGTCGATCGAGCGCCCGCGGGATATCGTCGGTTTGCTGATGAAACTCCAACCCGGCGATTTACTGTTTATCGACGAAATTCATCGGCTCTCACGGGTCGCGGAAGAATTGCTCTATCCCGCCATGGAAGACTTCCGCATCGACATCACCCTCGGCAAAGGCCAGGGCGCACGCACGCAGTCCTTGAAATTACCGCGGTTTACCCTCGTGGGCGCCACCACCAAAATTGGGGCCCTCACGTCCCCCCTGCGCGATCGGTTTGGCTTAATCCAGCGCCTCCGATTTTACGAAATTGATGAACTCACCCAGATTATTTTGCGATCGAGTGAGTTATTCCGCACGGAGATTAGCCAGGCCGGGGCCGAAGAAATTGCCCGGCGCGCGCGCGGTACACCCCGCATTGCCAACCGGCTACTCCGCCGCGTCCGCGACTATATCCAAGTCAAAAATCATCCCCGGATTGAGCAGGCCATTGCCGCCGAAGCCCTTTCTCTGTTCAACGTTGACCCCTGCGGCCTCGACTGGACCGATCGCCGCATGCTCACCGTGATGATCGAGCGGTTTAACGGTGGCCCCGTCGGTTTGGAAACCATGGCTGCATCAACGGGGGAAGATGCACAGACCATTGAAGAAGTCTACGAACCCTACTTGCTCCAAATCGGCTATTTAAGCCGGACGCCGCGGGGCCGCATCGCCACCCCGGCCGCTTGGAAACATTTGGGCTACGAACCACCCACACAACAGTTACCCCTGTTATCGTAGGAAAACCAATTTCTCCGTATTTGTTACCCGCGATCGTTTTCATGAGCAGCTCAACCATGCCCCGCCCCGCCCAACTAAAACTTCACTGGCAGACCCTTTTACGTCAACTCAAGGTCCTTTGGGTGAGCAGTCTCGCCATCTTGGTCATTAGCTGGCCCACTCTGGCCATCGCCGCTGAGTCTAGCCCCACCATCACCAAGTCTAACGCTGCGGCCACAGCGACACCCGAGGCCGCAGCCAAACCGCAGGCTTCCGTGGTGAGCTATTTTGAGCAATTAAGCCAAATGCGTGAGGCGGCATTCTCGGCCACTAATAGCGGTGATTTCGCCACCGCCGAACAGGTTTGGAGCAGCCTGATCGAGCAACTCCCCGAAAATCCTGCCCTCTGGAGTAATCGCGGCAATTCCCGCGTCAGTCAAGGCAAGTATGAGGCCGCCCTCACCGATTTCCAAAAAGCCACCGAACTCGCACCGGAAGCACCGGATCCCTATCTGAATCGCGGTGCGGCCTACGAAGGGCTGGGACAATTCGAAGCGGCGATCGCCGAGTACAACCACGTGCTGGATATTGACTCCAAAGACGCGGCAGCCTATAACAATCGCGGTAATGCCGAAGCCGCGATCGGGCAATGGGATAACGCGCTCCAGGACTATCGTAAAGCCTCACTCTTAGAACGGGAGTTTGTGATTGCCCGGGCCAATGTTGCCATGGCTGAGTTCGAATTGGGCAATCCGGATGAAGCACTACGCGACCTCCGAAACGTCGTACGCAAATACCCGACCTTTGCCGATGCCCGGGCCGCTTTAACCGCAACACTGTGGTCACAGGGTAAGGCCGGAGAAGCAGAAAGTAACTGGGTCTCCGTCATCGAACTCGATAAGCATTACAAAAATCTTGACTGGGTCAAGGCCAATCGCCGCTGGTCACCGTCCATGCTGAAGGCACTAGAGAGCTTTTTGAAGTTGTCCTAGCGGTCAATGTCCTCGCCGCAATCGCCGTTTCACACTAATGGCCGTAGTTGTCCTAATCCACTACGGCCATCGCTACGCCAACCCCTGGCTTGGCCCAGCCCACAGCTGTAAACACAACCACCCGTCATCACACCGCAGCACATCCAGACCCACAACCACTAGGCTTGATCATCCCAATAAAATCGGTAAAACAACTCCGCATTTTCAAACCCGTGGTCGTGCGTCACATGGTGAATCCAATGCTCATCTACCAGCCGCTGCCCCAGGCGTAACGCATCCAACGGTGACATTTTGAGCTGTTCGACTAACCAATCCACTGCGTCACTCCCGACAAAACAGCGGCTATAGTTTTTCAGATGATACCGGCGATCCTTAATTGCCACGCCCCCCACATCCCGCAACCGGGACACCAGGCCCTCCAAATCCATCTGCATAATTGGATCAGACTCAACCTTGGGGTCGTTGGCACGCTGCAGCCCTTGATCTTCTGACCACACACTATGAATCGCCTCTTCCTCAACCACGAGCACCAAATACTTCTCCTGAGTTTTCTGGTAAACCTGACGCGCCATCGTAATCGCCGCTTGGTTACTCGGTCCAGGAAACTGCTTGAGCCGACGAAATAGCTTCCCCTGATAGATCACACCGGGATAGGACTTGAGCGAATCTTGCTGACGCTGAATGACGCGACAAGGCTCTACATGAGCTTCTTTCAGAATTAACATGGGAAGTAGGGTGATACACACCGACCAACAAACAGCCTGAACTAGAAAAAGTTACAGCACTAAGTAAGCAACTGGATTGCCCCTCACCTCGCGGCGGCAACAGCCAGGTACATCAAAATGCGGCACCGACCCGTCAGCAATTAACAACCCGCCACCGGCTCAGCCAACTACTTGACTAGGACAATCTCACCATAGCGAAAAGTGTTGGGGAAAGTCCATGCGGCTAGCTCAAGCAATCCATCGCAGCCGTAGCGAACTCCACTGAAGACAACCGATCGACCGGATCAAGCCGTCCCATACCAACCGATCACATTCACCGCACCGCATCACAACCAACCGACTAACGCCCCGCGGAGCTGTTGTAATAATCATTCACATCAAAACTGATGTTGGCGATCGTCCGTAATGTCGATCGGGTAATCAGCTTACCCCCCTGGACTAACACCTGCCCCGTCATCGGATGGAGCAAATTTGCCTCCGCCCGGCGTCCGATCAAATCCTCAACGTCTTTCACCGAATTGACATACATGCCTGGCGGCAACTCTACCACCACGCCTTCTTTAACCACCCGTGACTGACAAGCCAGACGCGAATTCGTCCGACAAGAAGTAATCACCTCCAGCGTCCGTTGCTCCCGTCGATTCATCGGCGTCAGGCTCTCCATGCCCGCCTGAACATAGATGTGACAAGTGGCACACATGCCCCGTCCACCACACTCGCGCAAAACATCTAAATCCTTATGCAGTAAGACCGACAGCAAATTACCATTCGTTTCAACGGTCGTTTCTTGCGCAATCGGCTCAAGACGCACAGTCTTTGGCATAATCCCATCCCCTAACTAAACTTGCACAAACCCCAAACCTGACTCAAGCGACCGGATCAAACAATAAGGATTGATCGAAGGGGCTGAGCTGACGCTCCAAAATTTCGCGGAAATCGCGAATAACTCGGCGCACGGCCTGAATAATCCCGTCAACCCACTGCTTGAGGCTTCTGTATTGCTCAATCGTTAACGGCTGATGCAAAGACATTTGCGGCGAGGCCACAAGATATTCCTGCATATCGAAGGTAATCGGCGACAGCCAAATATCGTGGGGCCGTGCCATTAAAACCTGATTCGACAAAATCCGCTTCCCCAAATATTCCACACCAGCCGCAATCACCTGATTCATCACCTGCAACACATCATGCAGCGTCGGCAGCATCACCGGCTCCGACTCCACAGGATCAGCAAAACTGGGTGCGGCCAAGCTCGGGGCAGCAACTTCGGCCGTCAACGCATGTAATTGATCGAGGACCGGGCCCGGAATATCTTTTAGCACTTGCAGCAATGGCGGGAGCACCGACGCATAACGCTGGCGGTCGGCCGCATTGCCCAACCATACGACAAATACCTTCGATCGGTCCAAGCGGTACAGATGCGTCCAATGGGTCTGCAACTGTAGCTCCAGCTCAAAAAATTCCGTGGGAATCGTCTCCAACACCTGGGCCACATTTTGCGCAAACAACGCCTTATCCTGTGGTTGCAAGGTGCCATTGAGATGGCGGAAGTAATCAAGCTGAGGGCCATCCATCAGCGCAAAGCCCACAATCCCGGCGACATTCAGGAAATCTTGGACAGTCTTACTTATCGTGACACCTGGTCTCATAAACGACACACATTACATTTGATTAAAATCTGGTCTGAGACATGAATTGCACAGACCACTTTGACCCGAGTTGGTTGATAATCCAAGGGAGGTACGTTGAATCGTCATCGATCGATGACTTTTTCAAGCACTTCATCGACTCGCTCACTAGATCCAGTCCTAGTCACGCTTCAAACGCAGGGCAATCATCAAATCCACAGCCGCGGCATGGAGCTGCGGCTGATCGACACATCTCCTTGTCTGATTGTTTATCATCGCGACCTCCGCCTTTATGTCAGATCTCCCTTTTACACTCGATCAGCTGCGTATCCTCAAAGCCATTGCGGAGGAAGGGAGCTTTAAGCGGGCTGCCGACAGCCTATACGTCTCTCAACCAGCTGTGAGTCTTCAGGTGCAAAACCTGGAGCGCCAACTGGATGTACCACTCTTCGATCGGGGGGGACGTCGAGCACAATTAACCGAAGCGGGGCATCTACTGCTGAATTATGGTGAGAAAATCCTGACCCTTTGCCAGGAAACTTGTCGGGCCCTCGAGGATTTACAAAATCTCCAAGGCGGTTCGTTAATTATTGGAGCTAGTCAAACCAC is a window from the Romeriopsis navalis LEGE 11480 genome containing:
- a CDS encoding methyltransferase domain-containing protein, producing MLDAILQEYQTSTYQFRHIANPDDPLAAKFTEWEDYYRLKWAIARTLQPQSILEIGVRYGYSAHAFLDAMPQSQYLGIDLDCEMAGGVKGAINWARKILAPFAARVLVADSQAMSQFPGDRYDLIHVDGQQDGDSSFHDLSLAIQQGDYVLVDGYHWSTPNFLAVNDFLLQHRQQLAWYASIPGYAGELLIKPKPTARPAAVQTSQDLQATYDKTYYTQSCHGYDSFTRYQGQRLEDERLIGAATLACLKPQGHVLDLGCGRGELTIHLAQQGYRVTAIDYSATAIELAQACLSQQPDLQSLVELHCADVNQVNLPAASYDLVIATDLIEHLNPSEVVSLYNRINRWLKSEGLFIVHTFPNRWYYQYDYARKRRLAKRLGAYLPQNPRTEYERLMHINEQSPRALKRQLKDAFRHHQLWFATAGPQGLGGSLTQSLTHRELAAAPSLYAIASAQPLPALHPLLTTQPIRWLRSQQLRQRFTLEIVHAPDTVPAAQPFEIQVRLTNHSQQILHSLGAYPINWSYRWVDRQGDAIIASGDRTRLFPPSLPIDPGSNTTAPTATTSKRSRATAPYHVRIVAPDQHGEYCLQVTLVQEQIRWFDQPPIGLKQTRCISITANNSR
- a CDS encoding methyltransferase domain-containing protein, with the translated sequence MIETHQPNNNPQTLTQRLQAELERQQQADTSPAAPISLRVSTRQAQLAHIDLILDAATQKNQPRTVLPGKLDRLPIISHSKIKRLLLKVYNFLFKEQRAAQMNTIQALRQSTKLHQQMLEQTQALEEFQQNLHSNVSQQLARLDQRANDLENRLNITEQEVSKIKLPTNGVTILHSLRDRLNRLETSVQQLEHTQGERLRYLQADVSQTKRLMRQILNQDEIILNHAESTIERHNPLDGQQIDDFYSAFEDEFRGSREAINQRLRKYIPLIADANLPPLSKILDLGCGRGEWLEILNAEGYETIGIDLNDAMLEQCQAAGLNVVKVDALEYLKALPDNSITAITGFHIVEHLPFEILVSLMSEAFRVVQPGGFVLFETPNPRNVLVGSFSFYLDPTHRNPIPPEVLQFLTRYSGFEQVTPIWVNPSDRPKVVEDSELAKRFNELFYGFMDYAVMGLKG
- a CDS encoding ABC transporter ATP-binding protein, with translation MPTNFMTSDDIAISLSDVSKCFKLYDQPVDRLKDLLLPTKVRSRDFWALRDINANITKGQTVGLVGQNGSGKSTLLQLIVGTLTPTSGQIQAKGRIAALLELGSGFNPEFTGRQNVFFNGRVLGLSQAEIEARFDQIAAFADIGEKLEEPVKTYSSGMFIRLAFAVIINTDPDILIVDEALAVGDIYFQQKCFQRIRELRDQGVTILFVSHESASVFRLCDRAMLLEHGQVVMDGEPKPVLDLYEAQMLKQFENRSDDFQIQVVPASPETTAAATEELSTAPAADNIAVESPDPTPNQSPQIAVNSDDLVQIQFVRILNLAGEEIPTVTSSETIQIAVGVWCNQALADPHVGFKIRNRQGEVIFETNTQCMGQTPGAIGANELLEVRFRCQVPLWDGQYTISVGVANEAIGPAIFRRTLIYAHDLAVLTILKNPKDIIWAGITNLNPTLQILNPTTPQA
- a CDS encoding glycosyltransferase family 4 protein codes for the protein MRVLALTTQVPFVRGGAELLAEGLVRSIEAAGHEAELVSIPFKWYPAERVLDQMLICRLFDLTEACGDKIDRVIGLKFPTYLIPHPNKVLWLVHQHRTAYDLWDSPYGDLIKMPNGPQVRQAITNADSQAFNECRSIYTIAGNVSKRLKQFNNVDSAPIYSPPFGAEDFYCEAAEDFFFFPSRLNIMKRQQLVIEALAQTKSPVKVVFAGKSDDDATRNGLKNLVRQLQLESRVTFLDAISETEKLSRYAKSIAVVYPPLDEDYGYVTLEAMLASKPVITCHDSGGSLEFVLNETTGLISEPTPESLAIAMDTLWDDRATAKQLGQSGYDRYMSMNISWANVVQKLLA
- a CDS encoding 5-(carboxyamino)imidazole ribonucleotide synthase; the encoded protein is PPQLPAVLKTRRMGYDGQGTFIPKTLEEYQAIVHQIGAADLLYEAFVPFERELAIMAARSSDGNIVVYPIVETQQVEQVCRWVIAPAAISASMTVEIQRIAHTLLEQLDVIGIFGIELFMTADDRVLVNEIAPRTHNSGHYTLDASITSQFEQQLRAVSGLPLGDPALNCDGAIMVNLLGFETAHHDYAEKRAQLAALPQSNVHWYGKTESRPGRKLGHVTVRLMAAEWRDQALNTIQQIEQIWYP